From the Salmo trutta chromosome 2, fSalTru1.1, whole genome shotgun sequence genome, one window contains:
- the msc gene encoding musculin, with product MSTGSVSDGEDIETRHKRTDAPFESSKTKRNIAQNHYTSTEYSDDEFGNDGGYEVKTKRTRVTAAGGKPVVKARQIQRNAANARERARMRVLSKAFSRLKTSLPWVPADTKLSKLDTLRLASSYISHLRQVLQDNRYESSFVHPVNLTWPFVVGRSEDNKDISAARQCGATS from the exons atgtccaCCGGCTCAGTAAGCGATGGAGAGGACATTGAGACACGTCACAAACGGACAGACGCTCCGTTCGAAAGCAGTAAAACCAAACGGAACATTGCACAGAACCACTACACCTCCACCGAGTACTCAGATGACGAGTTCGGTAATGACGGAGGTTACGAAGTCAAGACCAAGCGAACACGCGTCACCGCTGCTGGAGGAAAACCAGTTGTGAAAGCGCGGCAGATACAAAGGAACGCTGCAAACGCCAGAGAGAGGGCGAGGATGAGGGTGCTGAGCAAAGCGTTTTCCAGACTGAAAACAAGCCTGCCGTGGGTACCGGCCGATACCAAACTGTCCAAACTGGACACGCTGAGACTAGCGTCTAGCTATATATCACACCTCCGACAGGTACTACAAGACAACCGCTACGAGAGCAGCTTTGTACACCCTGTCAACCTG ACTTGGCCATTTGTGGTAGGTAGATCAGAGGACAACAAGGACATTTCCGCAGCCAGACAGTGTGGAGCGACATCATAG